A stretch of the Lactuca sativa cultivar Salinas chromosome 9, Lsat_Salinas_v11, whole genome shotgun sequence genome encodes the following:
- the LOC111920276 gene encoding RING-H2 finger protein ATL54 has product MAIYHRKLLSEPDSNQPIDCSACGLTCPYDCDYVTIYWPPQPPPSSTTTDDSSTTHISPYVIVIVAVIASAILFISYYLIVKRYCVRFRQPYPTQVNQESRDFMNGDHQPEIDHPIWYINTIGLQPAVIRSIAVVKFKKGESLIDVTDCSVCLSEFEDDESLRLLPKCNHAFHIPCIDTWLRSHTNCPLCRAAVLANNSSNNSQSNDQNGNLIHGFGLNRNTQMENGESDGELGSIGVEEIGIRENMRETGNNRVEVDDGNKEIQDSKIEIETMSTLRRAFSMDSTAEIVHMELNSSNSSNEMQSSNHIRDSRTRNMMTMRSFSYGGRSIM; this is encoded by the coding sequence ATGGCAATTTATCACCGGAAACTGTTATCGGAACCAGATTCCAACCAACCTATCGACTGTTCCGCCTGTGGTTTAACCTGCCCATACGACTGCGACTACGTAACAATCTACTGGCCACCACAGCCACCACCGTCATCAACCACCACTGACGACAGCTCCACCACCCATATCTCACCTTATGTCATCGTCATAGTCGCCGTGATTGCCAGTGCAATTCTGTTTATCAGCTACTACCTTATCGTGAAAAGATATTGTGTTCGATTCCGTCAACCCTATCCCACCCAAGTCAACCAAGAATCACGGGACTTTATGAACGGAGATCATCAGCCGGAAATTGATCACCCCATCTGGTACATCAACACCATCGGCCTCCAACCGGCGGTGATCAGATCGATTGCGGTGGTGAAGTTTAAAAAAGGTGAGAGCTTGATTGACGTCACGGATTGCTCTGTTTGTTTGAGTGAGtttgaagatgatgaatctttaagGTTGTTGCCGAAATGTAACCATGCGTTTCATATACCTTGTATTGATACGTGGTTAAGATCGCACACAAACTGTCCTCTTTGTCGAGCGGCTGTTTTGGCCAACAATTCGAGTAATAATTCGCAATCAAATGATCAAAATGGAAATCTTATTCATGGATTTGGTTTGAATCGAAATACCCAGATGGAAAATGGTGAAAGCGATGGTGAATTGGGTTCAATCGGTGTTGAAGAGATTGGGATTCGTGAAAACATGAGAGAAACAGGGAATAATAGGGTTGAGGTTGATGATGGAAACAAGGAAATTCAAGATTCAAAAATTGAGATTGAGACTATGAGTACACTAAGAAGAGCGTTTTCTATGGATTCAACTGCTGAAATTGTACATATGGAATTGAATTCGAGTAATTCAAGTAACGAGATGCAGAGTTCAAACCATATAAGAGATTCAAGAACACGAAACATGATGACGATGAGATCATTTTCATATGGTGGGAGATCGATCATGTAA